Within Bactrocera oleae isolate idBacOlea1 chromosome 6, idBacOlea1, whole genome shotgun sequence, the genomic segment CTGCTTTACTTGCAAAGCGTTATATGGCGCATGCGCTACTTCACAAATTCATCACAGCTGTTTTCTTGTTTGGAGTTCGCAATTACATCTTTCAGCGTGGATTCACTTcatggttttttttgtttataacggATGTGTACTAATCGTTTTATCTGATAGCTTGAGAAGAAAATCGCAAAATTTGTGTTCTACATTTAAACGCGTAAAAATCAGGTAAACTTCTAAAAGTAgagtattcatatattttttttaggttttgaaaagaaaatcaCAAAATGTCCCAAAATACTAGTTGTACacataattatgttttcaattgtTGTTTCCATTTCTCAGCGAAAACAAAACATACACTTATAAGAGTAATTTCAATTCAAACTACAATTATGAACTTTTTGtggttataatttttaaagtaatttaatttaagttttagtAGTCATGATAACGGTAAGCACAATTTAAAACTGTAAATGGATTGCGGTCaggttaaatatatatgcatacacgcgaaaataaaaatgtaatcatAAACCTTAATTCCGAAAGATTTCATTCATTTCTCCACACAACTCTGATACAACAACTTGGGTGACATACTACACATGGCTGAGGCTTCCTTCGGTGTGTGCGTTCACATTTATCAAATATAAGAGATGCAtgctgcagcaacaacagataaaacaacaaaagcattgCTAACGCTGATGCTATTAGCagaaaagcaatcaaaatattcGTGAGCATTAATTGATTGCAAAGTGCAATGCACTGCTCTAACAGATTCAACACACACACgccacataaacatatatatatatatacaatatatatatatataatatatacatatatgtaagcatatgcgttgttgtttgtgtataagtgtgtgtgagCATAAACATTAAAGCgcgttaattatttttatttgagagaTTTTTCACTGCATTTCATACCGCTATCTGGACAATTCCAACGGCAATTTCCTTCATTTTATCATTCATCGCTGTCGTCTTAAGCGCACAGTGTGCATATTCTCAAGTGTGGCCGTGCGCCAACTGCCCAGCTGTCAAGGTGGCGGCATGCAACAAAGCGCGTCACAAAGccaaaacgcaaaaaataaaagcaaataaataagcaaacaaCATATTTGACCAAATCACCAACAATTAATAACGATGAGAgcacaaatgcacacacacatacacaagggGTACAAGCCGAGCTACGTGGCAATATTGTAGTGCCGTGATGTTGCCCAAATTAAGCGCGAACTTAgtcacaacaatagcaaaaataacCACGTagatgttgtagttgttgtgacAGCATTAAATAGACAATAGGTCTGGATGCGCTGTCGTcgttgttgttggtagaaagTAAGACGACAATTTGTACTTCAACTCGCTTGCAATTAAAGTGCCTATTGTTagcgttgttgttatttttgtgctGTTGACAGTTGGCTGCGTGAAAAgtgtacaaataaatattaaatgttgttGTCTTTTCGCTTTCTTGCAACCAAGTCAATTATTTAAGCGGTCAACTGCGCCGCGTTCGCTTGCTTTGCcgcaactatttttttttctaagcgCAATTTTTATTGCGTCAATGCTTCTGCTTGCTGAGTGTTTCCTCATTTCGCTGATTTTAACAACAGCACAAACCTCAGACACAGggaaatacatatgcatgtgtgtatgcacaCTCGACTGCATAAACCAAtcaaaagtaataatattttcattcagACTGACAACTGCATTTTGAAactcacatacaaatacatattcacACACGCAAATACTCCAATTAATCCATGTTTGCACTCTCTACTCTCTACTTGCATACATTTGACATTTGGCTGCTTGGCAACTTGCACGCGGCATTTGGCAGCCTGCTTGACTATGACGATAACCGAAAAAGACCTTGCCTGGTGGCAGATATGCTTGCCATGAAGCTTATTTCTAAAGCAACATATATTGTCGATGCATTTTAGAGTttgatgaaaatatattatgatGTAGCACAGAAGGATGTATATAATTTCGCCaacgatctaaacaatatggaAAAAGTATCATGGATGcatattttatagcataaagagTGGGAAGGTATTCTACGAgaatctctccaagtatgagctcttaattgtaacgggaaggtccttcGCCTTAAAGTTTTCAGATTTTTCTTACTataagatagaaaaattcatatcacgtttctaactacttgaaaaaatatctcgttacataaattttgtaggaaattaaatgCTCTGCAAAATGGTGTAGTAATTTTTCGAATAAGTTAAGCGTTAGCGAGATATCTATCGTCAAAAACAAacgaaacaaaataataaaaaacaataaaaaatgttaactttggctgcaccgaagtatgttatagtgacccgatctgaaaaatttcttctttccatacaagcactttattccgatcagtttgtatggcagatatatgctatagtgagacgatatcagccgttccgataatgagcagcttctagtTCGCATAGGAGGGACAGACGGATCtggttaaatcgacttagcttatcacgttgatcatttatatgtatactttatagggtctctgagcTAAATTAGAAATCTCTTGGACAAATATAGTATATCCTGTTCAGTGTAGTACTATAACttccaatttaaatttaatatgctcTCACAAGTTTTTAACATTCAAAGTACGCAACAACACGCTCCCTTGTGccatatttcaaattttgtaacagtactgttgttgcttttctgcCTTTATATAACACACACTCCCTCTCGTTGCACTTGATGAAGTTACAATTTGTTAATTATATACAACAACTaaataaaacagcaacaactacacTAGCCTCGAAATATTTCTTTTCGGTTGTAACAATTATCTCTTTAAACGTGTTAAGTGCATACAACCAGGTGGCACTGCCGTTGAAACGCACATCGTATGCAACATGGTAATTATAAAGTGAGGAAGATTTCAAAACgcgaaaatgcaacaaaaataaaattgaaaatggtaaaaCGAACGGTTAAAAATAAAGTGGCAACCAAGCAAATAAAAGCGGTAAACtggtaaatatatacacactagCGTACATGCAGTCGGATCTACGTACCGAAATTACAGAcgttataaaaacaacaaaaaccttaATGATGTATTGCAATTGAACTGTGTGTTGTTGGTGCAATAACAGCTTCATGCGGCATACTCCATCCTCCATGCCTATTAAGTTTTGCACAACAAGTGAACAATTGAAAGGTGTTGACAATGCAATTACCCGAAAATTTCAATTGTTGTTTGCAACCGGTAATTTGAAAAGTAAATACACGTACGTGCAACAAGTGGCCATTGTCTATAAGTGTGTGGGGATGATTGCGAAATGGCTCAATTGTTATAGTTTTGTGGATTcgatttttggttttatttttccgATGCATTTATTGCTGGTTGTTGTGGAGGCGTTTgatattttgaagttttaaagGTCGTTGGAAAGTTCTTCGCGGCTATTAGCTACAACCAATTGACCTGtttaagtgaaaattaaattggCGTAATCACTGCTCGGGCGTTAATTTTGGATTTTTCCCAAAACGGGCACCATTAATTTATAACACTTATTCAGTGTTTAgttatttggaagaaaattgtaATGATCTTTGACCTTCACTTTACATTTATCTTCATCCATACCTTTATCTTTATCCCTATCTCGATATACATATCTACCTTTATACTATTTAGTTTTCCTTCACAAATCTACTCAACATTTGACGCATCGCAATCGCTTACTACCTTCGCCGCCAACGCAGTAATTTTCCTGAATattgtcaacaacaacaattaacccGCTTGCTATAGTTCACCCATACCCCAAAAATAACATGGTGGCTCGTTACTGCTCcatgtgtaaaaaaatattatattaggatTTCTATGCCGGAGTCAGAGTCTTCAAACGGGCGAATTGCCACTGAGACAGACAAGCCAATGCATCGACAGGCAGCTGGGCAGAAAGCCAATAGCCATCGTGATATGTGGAAAGTCGTAAATTTCTTCCGAAACTTTGACTTTGGAGCAATCGCAGATGCTGATGTTGGTCAGATGAAAATAAGAGTTGCCAAGGTCTAAGATAGCGGTGCATAGAGACACACATCAACAAATTAGACAGAcaaatacatatggtatatggtacatatacatGTTTTAGTTCGTGTGTATGCTCGTCTGCAGTTTAGTTGCGAAACGTTTCTTCTGACACCAGTCAGTAGCTCGGTTCAATGTGCTTGAATAGCTGCTATTGTTATTGTGGTATCTTGCAACTGAAACACAAAAGGTTGCAAACGGTAGCGATTAGCACATCACTCGCACTTACATATCAACGATTTTTTAAGACCAACAGTAACTGATAGGTTAAATTGATCTTGAAACTTTGGTTGGAACCAGCAACAGCAAGAATATTTGTCTGTTAGCCAACGAACGTGAAAAAtatctaagaaaatattttagtagatcagagtatatttttatgcttgtaatttttactttgtatggaacactttttgttttattttacgagacatcttaatgaaatttgataTACACTATTGTCCATCTACAATCTCCGAATGTATTGATCAAAAACTGACCAATAAAAAATAAGCTAATAatctttttatacacatttatgctataagaaatgaatGCACCTGttgagggtattatagctttcgtGCAGCCGAGTTTAacgttgttttttcttttcaaaaaatattgcagTATTTAtgcattatacatttttttctaggTGGCAACCTTCTTGAACTGTTTCTAAATTATCCCTGTTTAATAACTAGTtatgatttttcaaattttgaatttaaagtaTGTGGCAACCTTTCACTATTTCTATCGAAAAACcaagaagaaatattaaatcAGTCTTTACTAAGATGACGTTATGTACGCTGCCAACATGATGAAATTCTGTTGCGCTACGCAATCATCGACGTATCGAGCGACCCgcatattttatcattttctatTCCTCAAAATTTAGTTAATCAAAATTAAAGTATTCGTTTGTAAATTAGTATTTCTTTCACATTACCACTGACATCATTATTCTGTTTATTGTTGCCATTCGCTGCATTCATTTCGAATACACATAAGTGTGGTGTGGTTATATGAGAGAATGTACATGGCCAAGTAAAATGTCATCAGCTAAGCATTACATAATGACCTAAACAGGCAACCTACACGTAAGTACCaatttacacatgtacatatataaatgtattagtATATAagagtgtatatgtgtgtatgctcaTTTGTTCAGCAAAgtctctttcactttccacgGCAGCGAGGCAGCAACTTAACAATGTCCTGCGTGTCCTCTACATTGCTGCAAGTACTCATATGTatccaaaacaacaacaacaatagccaaaaataaaaagaattaaacaCTTTTCCTTATTGTGGAAGCAACTTAATTACACGTTGGCCAACTTCAAGCTCCCtggccagcaacaacaatgtcgCTACAGCCGTGTTTGCCGGTATGAACTGCAATACGGTCAACAAGTAACCCCGGAGGCTGTCTCAGCATTGGCCGTGTGCCTTGATAGTGTTTGCTTATCGGCAGCCGATATCTTTAGGAATTCCGTTGTTTGCAATTAGCGgcgacatacacacacacacactacatTTACATAAACATGGAGGAGCAGAGGAACAGCAGGCAGTGATTTTTAGGTGTTTTTGCGCTTATCGCTTACATTATATAGCAAATGTGGTCTcaagtatgtttgtgtgtatgtacttgTGCTTTGTTGCAGCTTCTTTGGCAGCAGTGTTTAGCTGTCGGTAATTAACTGTTAACATTTAACGTGTTTCTTTGCTGCTTATTAGCCTACTGCGCATTGTGGCAAGTGCCTCAAGTGTGTAAGGGCGGCAAGCAATGCGGAAGAGCTTGGACCACAAATCTGTTTGCAAATACCTAAAGTACTTGTAttcatgtaagtatatattcgCTGTAAGAAAAAAACCATAGCAAGTTGCTCttatataaaatgcaaaaaacaaatatatatcacttcatattttttactaaaattgcaGAGATGCTACAGTTTTTACTATGGTCTGAGGCAGTTTCGAGTTCAATAAAAGCGAGCTGCTTCGTATAGTGCGAAGAAAGttcaaatttcagtttttatgcGAGAAATATAGATCTTAGTTCTTTTTGTCATGTTGTTTGTGAAAAACAGGCTTCAAGTTCaattaaggttacttaataaaatatattttctgaagATTTTTATTAGACCATGgtagataattttaaaaatcaaaaaaaggtCATAGTAGGATGAGACCCATTGGAAACAAAAGATAAAgtaacaaaaatgaaagaaaaaatacttTATGGGCTATCTGAGGTCGGGAAAAGGCAAAGGGAGGGCGCTGTTGAagttttaaagttcaaaaatggtttatttaaataaatacccCTATCCTATGTACTTTAagattcaatataaaaataaaaaaattttaatccaaaTACTTAAAACTGTGTTTTCTATTTAATGCCAATCTTGCGGTAATTTTGGATCACGTTAATTGTGAAACGCCTGATAACTCTCTGTATAAGTCCattagtttgaaatttaattattgttattattatttaattatttttgaaatcaatagaatgcttttattaaagaaacacaaataattttaataataaatatcataaaaatccGCGTCCATTCCGTTTAAGTAGACCAGATTGTTTTGGGACTGAGTTTTATTCAAATAGAGAGCATTCACTTTTGGTTAACATTATCTGCTTGaccattaaaagtttttaacatTATTATAACAAAGTGTTTATCAAATACTTAAATCAATTAATCCTATGCAAATTGAGTACTAAAACTACTTTATATAGGTAATTAAATTTGAGTATAATAAGCTTTAAAATATCACAGttaattcgaaatttttaattatcaaattttttatctaaAGCTCTATAAAACATCCGTTATTGTTAAACTGCTTATGCAACGCCATTTTTATGAGCAACTTTATCGAAAATTCtcgattttttgtttccaaatttaAGATAGCATTTCTGAGTTGTTTATTGATAAGGAATGTTATCAAAAGTCGGGACAAAAGCTGTGTAAGTGTAAGCGTTGTTTGCAATTCCTTCATCGCTACACATACTTGCATCGAGAATACACTAAATAATCGCTTTGGTCAAGTGGATTCCGTGCGCAACAAGCGCTTTGTGGACTGTGGGTTCAAATCAAGATTCAAAAAAACTGGATGGTTCTTGGTTCTAGAGATGGAAACCAGCTGCATATGATTATTCAAGAGCTGTTTATGGGGGATCTTCAGCGCTTACGAGAGGCCACTTACGGGTGGATGTCAAATTATCGTAGAAGTCTggcctaaaaaacaacaaaattatatgtattattaatcacatatgtacatatgcttacACACACACCTATATGCTTGCCAGTGAGTGCTACGTTATCAGCAAATATTTGAACGTTCCACAGGAATTCCAAGGCTACTGCAAAGCACAGTTTATTTCTGATCTTTCACGCGTGCAAACGGTGGTATTAAACATTTCCTTTCTAAAATTTCTTGCGCTACTATCGAGTCTAATATTAGGTGTAAAACTATGGACACCTACAGCCGAAACGAGATCATACAAGAGGAAGTAGCGTAATAAAGTGTTGTTGTATaaatagttttcaataaaatttctaatcctttttgttgttgttgtatagcaAACTGGAAAGCCCATTCGAGGTGTGGTGTGATCAGGATACCGACTTCGGCGGTTGGACCGTCATACAGCGGCGTGTAAGTGCTGATGTGGACTTTTATAGGAATTGGACGAACTATAAGGTCGGTTTCGGCAACTTGGCGGATAACTATTGGATCGGGCTCGATAAGCTGCATGCACTCACTATAAGCTGTGAACATGAGTTGTACATAAAAATAGAAACCTCCGATGGTGCGAAATACTATGCGAAATACAGTATATTCGTTGTGGGTAGCGAGGCGGAGGACTTTGTTCTAAAAACTGTGGGCGATTATAAAGGAGATGCcgaagatattttaaaatatcacgAAGGCAGTAAATTCAGCACATACGATCGTGATAATGACCAAAAGGACAATAGAAATTGCGCAAAGATTGATCGCGGGGCCTGGTGGTATTATCGTTGCTATTTGAGGTGAGTTGCAATGGCAAAATacatatttggcataaatacttgtaatatttacatacgcgtGCATTAACAGCAACTTGAATGGCGATTATACAGAAAGTAATAGCGGTCAGGGTATAGTGTGGATAGGTATGAACAGAAGTAAGTCATTGAAATTCGTACAAATGATGATACGCCCGACGCCGGCCTGCATGAAGTCGCTGaaacaataaaatacttttacgACATGACGCTCAAGTGCTGACCTATAGACCTATACTATGTATTATTAAAActattatgtttatatatactttataaaagTTCTTATCTGTAAATAAAAGAAAGCGTGAATAAGATCAAAGGTGACGTATTTTGCGATGTAATTAACGAATGCGCTCTTTTTTATCAAAAGAGGTGTTTATGCTGAGGGGCCTATTGCAGCCTATTTCATACTAACGCTTCATCTCTAGCattaatgtgaaaataaatatttctttgtagTGAAAATGTCTGTggtttaaatgtttatatttgatGAAGGCACCGAAATTAGGTTTTATAAGAGAAAAAGCAAACATTTAGCAGCAGGTCTTGCCTGCTCTTGTGTGCGACTCACGGAGAACATTCTTTGATAAACTTATATGTTTTTTtgcagcaaacaaaaaacatcccTGAAGTAATTTAGAGGAATGCTGCTGCGATGGCAATGCTTGGTCGGATAAAATCCAGGTCCGTTTCGGTTGCGTAGAACCGATTTTCGTACGAACGGGTTATCTTATAAATAAAGTTATCACATAAGTATTGGCATCATCGTTTCACGGGTGATATTTTGAAGATGTTTTCCTTTATatcgctatatatatatacatttttattcctTAGAAATTTCTTGTCAATGTTCCTCAGTTTTCTATGAGCGTGTTGGCATTCAGATAGAAAAAGTGAGAGTGAAGTATCCGTTAGTGAGTTTGCTCGGCTTACATGCTCCTTtcccaaataaatttaaaaatatagcacCTCAACGATCTACATCTATAATTGTATATCTTGTACCCTTT encodes:
- the LOC138857901 gene encoding fibrinogen-like protein A — its product is MDTYSRNEIIQEEVAKLESPFEVWCDQDTDFGGWTVIQRRVSADVDFYRNWTNYKVGFGNLADNYWIGLDKLHALTISCEHELYIKIETSDGAKYYAKYSIFVVGSEAEDFVLKTVGDYKGDAEDILKYHEGSKFSTYDRDNDQKDNRNCAKIDRGAWWYYRCYLSNLNGDYTESNSGQGIVWIGMNRSKSLKFVQMMIRPTPACMKSLKQ